Proteins found in one Arthrobacter pascens genomic segment:
- a CDS encoding amino acid ABC transporter ATP-binding protein produces MSTDGTILAQKIRKSFGPKTVLKDINLEIASGEICCIIGPSGSGKSTVLRCINGLETVDSGVLKVNGEDFGYYETEHAYHAVSPKRLAAQRTRVGMVFQQFNLFPNMTAHENIMSGPVLVKHADKQVAGKEAHQLLTSVGLSGFGDYYPAQLSGGQQQRVAIARSLAMDPLIMLFDEPTSALDPEKVGEVLAVMRDLAKKGMTMVVVTHEMGFAREVADSLIFMDDGYIVERGDAREVLSNPKEPRTQSFLEKVL; encoded by the coding sequence ATGAGTACTGACGGCACCATTCTTGCCCAGAAAATCCGCAAGTCCTTCGGACCCAAAACAGTCCTCAAAGACATCAACCTGGAGATCGCCAGCGGAGAGATCTGCTGCATCATCGGCCCCAGCGGCTCCGGAAAGTCCACTGTCCTGCGCTGCATCAACGGCCTGGAGACCGTCGATTCGGGGGTCCTGAAAGTCAACGGCGAGGACTTCGGCTACTACGAAACAGAGCACGCCTATCACGCGGTGAGCCCGAAGAGGCTTGCCGCGCAGCGCACCAGGGTTGGCATGGTGTTCCAGCAGTTCAACCTCTTTCCCAACATGACGGCACACGAGAACATCATGTCCGGCCCCGTATTGGTGAAACATGCTGACAAGCAAGTAGCCGGTAAGGAGGCCCACCAACTGCTGACCAGCGTGGGCTTGAGCGGGTTCGGGGACTACTACCCCGCCCAATTGTCGGGCGGGCAGCAACAACGAGTGGCCATCGCCCGGTCCCTGGCGATGGATCCCCTGATCATGCTCTTCGATGAACCGACCTCAGCACTGGACCCCGAAAAAGTCGGCGAAGTGCTGGCCGTCATGCGGGACCTCGCGAAGAAGGGCATGACCATGGTGGTGGTCACGCACGAAATGGGCTTCGCCCGCGAAGTGGCCGACTCCCTGATCTTTATGGACGACGGCTACATCGTCGAACGCGGCGACGCCCGGGAAGTCCTGTCCAACCCCAAGGAACCCCGCACACAGTCATTCCTGGAGAAGGTGCTCTAA
- the solA gene encoding N-methyl-L-tryptophan oxidase, with product MDGKLAVIGLGSIGSMALWQASRLSDSVVGFEAASPGHARSAVGGDTRLFRMLYRGTQSYYPILQRSRSLWAELEAETGQNIFIRCGGLSIGTTGGPYIPKLLETTRINGADHEILSREEMAERYPQHNLRPDDVAVYDPHAGALRTDRAVTAAVAAAQANGATFHTNTPTDGIQETDDGVTVTSGDKSWTFENVIVSSGGWSQRLMPDFLQKSTEPYRIYLTWFVARDPAEFSPERFPIFIRISGERSMYGAPSVDGVTVKATLDGRGAPTPQADPVPRDLTSAEISETMETVTEFFPGLFPNIVRSDAFPDLYTKDGHALLGPLNDQSRIYCATGFSGGGFKMAPGYGEIAASEALGKRSFDGLDFVRPQRYKSI from the coding sequence GTGGATGGAAAGCTCGCCGTCATCGGCCTCGGCAGCATCGGAAGCATGGCCTTGTGGCAGGCTTCCCGCCTGTCCGATTCGGTGGTCGGGTTCGAAGCAGCTTCTCCTGGCCATGCCCGCAGTGCCGTGGGCGGTGACACCCGGCTGTTCAGGATGCTCTACCGGGGAACACAAAGCTACTACCCCATCCTTCAACGATCCCGCAGCCTCTGGGCCGAGCTCGAAGCCGAAACGGGGCAGAACATCTTCATCCGCTGCGGCGGACTGTCTATCGGAACCACCGGTGGGCCCTACATTCCCAAGCTCCTGGAAACCACCAGGATCAACGGCGCGGATCACGAAATCCTCAGCCGCGAAGAGATGGCCGAACGCTACCCGCAGCACAACCTCCGCCCGGACGACGTCGCCGTCTACGACCCGCACGCCGGCGCCCTGCGCACCGACCGTGCGGTCACGGCGGCAGTTGCGGCAGCCCAGGCCAACGGCGCAACATTCCACACCAACACCCCGACTGATGGAATCCAGGAAACGGACGACGGCGTCACCGTCACCTCCGGCGACAAGTCCTGGACGTTCGAGAACGTCATCGTCTCCTCGGGCGGCTGGTCCCAACGGCTGATGCCGGACTTCCTGCAGAAGTCCACGGAGCCGTACCGGATCTATCTCACCTGGTTCGTGGCCCGGGATCCAGCAGAGTTTTCGCCGGAACGGTTCCCCATCTTCATCAGGATTTCCGGAGAACGCTCCATGTACGGAGCGCCGAGCGTGGATGGTGTGACGGTCAAGGCAACCCTTGATGGCCGCGGAGCACCAACACCGCAGGCGGATCCAGTCCCGCGGGACCTGACATCCGCGGAAATCTCGGAAACCATGGAGACAGTCACCGAGTTCTTCCCAGGCCTCTTCCCCAATATCGTCCGCTCGGACGCCTTCCCGGACCTCTACACGAAGGACGGGCATGCATTACTCGGCCCGCTGAACGACCAGAGCAGAATCTACTGCGCCACCGGGTTCTCCGGCGGAGGCTTCAAAATGGCACCAGGCTACGGCGAAATCGCCGCAAGCGAAGCCTTAGGCAAGCGGTCCTTCGACGGCCTCGATTTCGTGCGGCCCCAACGCTACAAGAGCATTTAA
- a CDS encoding alpha-L-rhamnosidase C-terminal domain-containing protein — translation MTSASPRHETPYGTASISWRSTGTGYSQNIKVPEATATRSGRS, via the coding sequence CTGACGTCCGCCTCCCCGCGGCACGAGACCCCGTACGGAACCGCTTCCATCTCCTGGCGCAGCACCGGAACCGGATACTCCCAGAACATCAAGGTGCCCGAGGCCACTGCTACCCGTTCAGGAAGGTCCTGA
- a CDS encoding fumarylacetoacetate hydrolase family protein, protein MITKPGKIICVGLNYRKHIQEMGRELPEYPTLFSKYAETLIGPTDDIELPEQDNAIDWEAELAVIIGKSGRHITERDAADHIAGYSVCNDVSMRTWQFRTKEWLQGKNWENSTPLGPVLVTTDEWTPGSTITTRVDGELMQEASTGDLVHGPEFLVSYISTMITLHPGDVIITGTPGGVGHARQPQRYLGDGQVLETSIEGIGTLRNRAVAAGRTLAE, encoded by the coding sequence GTGATCACAAAGCCGGGCAAGATCATCTGCGTTGGCCTGAACTACCGCAAACACATCCAGGAAATGGGCCGTGAACTGCCCGAGTACCCCACGCTGTTTTCAAAATACGCCGAGACGCTGATCGGCCCCACCGACGACATCGAGCTTCCGGAGCAGGATAACGCGATCGACTGGGAAGCCGAACTCGCCGTCATCATCGGCAAGAGCGGCCGCCACATCACGGAACGGGATGCGGCGGACCACATTGCCGGATACTCCGTCTGCAACGACGTCTCCATGCGCACCTGGCAGTTCAGGACCAAGGAGTGGCTGCAAGGCAAGAACTGGGAAAACAGCACGCCCCTGGGCCCCGTACTGGTCACCACGGACGAATGGACGCCCGGGAGCACCATCACCACCCGCGTGGACGGCGAACTCATGCAGGAAGCCTCCACGGGTGACCTTGTCCACGGACCGGAATTCCTGGTCTCCTACATCTCCACCATGATCACGCTCCACCCCGGAGACGTCATCATCACGGGCACTCCCGGCGGAGTGGGCCACGCACGGCAGCCCCAGCGTTACCTCGGTGATGGCCAGGTCCTGGAGACCAGCATCGAAGGGATCGGAACGCTGCGCAACAGGGCCGTGGCAGCCGGCAGGACACTGGCGGAGTAG
- a CDS encoding beta-ketoacyl-[acyl-carrier-protein] synthase family protein: MSAIQPRAVVTGTGTLNPLGSTVAETWSALLAGRSGITAIEDDWAAPLPVRIAGRVTADLPALLSTREVKRMDRCGQLALAAAREAWVQAGTPDVDPDRFAVVIGSGYGGLDTTLAQTRELDNGGPRRVSPHTLTRIMVNGPSAWVSIDLGARGGARTPVSACASGAEAIAQGAEMIRSGAADVVIAGGVDSCINDLIISGFSQIRALSTRNGDPEGSSRPFDRDRDGFVLAEGAGILVLESEDHARARGATILGAVAGAAVTSDASDIVAADPAMQRRVMEKALASAGLSGADIGFVHAHATSTPVGDRLEAQAVKAVLGSAVPVTSTKSLTGHLLGGAGALGAIVVLEALRTGDLPGTYNLGSLDPDVELNIITGTVRRGVPDSNVQAGIVNAFGFGGHSAALVLTGA; encoded by the coding sequence ATGTCTGCAATTCAACCACGCGCCGTGGTGACCGGAACGGGGACACTCAACCCCCTCGGGTCCACGGTCGCCGAGACCTGGTCCGCGCTGCTGGCCGGACGCTCCGGCATCACCGCGATTGAAGACGACTGGGCCGCGCCGCTGCCTGTGCGCATCGCCGGCCGGGTGACTGCCGACCTCCCGGCACTCCTTAGCACCCGCGAGGTGAAGCGCATGGACCGCTGCGGGCAGCTTGCGCTCGCGGCCGCCAGGGAGGCCTGGGTCCAGGCAGGAACCCCCGACGTCGATCCTGACCGGTTCGCCGTGGTGATCGGCTCCGGCTACGGCGGGCTGGATACGACGCTGGCCCAGACCCGGGAGCTGGACAACGGCGGGCCGCGCCGCGTCTCGCCGCACACCCTGACCCGGATCATGGTCAACGGCCCGTCGGCTTGGGTGTCCATAGATCTCGGCGCCCGCGGCGGGGCGCGCACCCCGGTCAGTGCCTGCGCGTCCGGTGCCGAAGCGATTGCCCAAGGTGCCGAGATGATCAGGTCCGGAGCGGCCGACGTCGTCATTGCCGGCGGGGTTGATTCGTGCATCAATGACCTCATCATCAGCGGGTTTTCGCAGATCCGCGCTTTGTCCACGCGTAACGGTGATCCGGAGGGTTCCTCGCGTCCTTTCGACCGCGACCGGGACGGGTTTGTCCTGGCGGAGGGTGCCGGGATCCTGGTTTTGGAGAGCGAGGACCACGCCCGTGCCCGCGGCGCCACCATCCTGGGGGCGGTGGCCGGCGCGGCCGTGACGTCCGATGCGAGTGACATTGTGGCGGCGGACCCGGCCATGCAGCGGCGGGTGATGGAAAAGGCGCTGGCCTCGGCTGGCCTCAGCGGCGCGGATATCGGGTTTGTGCATGCGCACGCCACGTCCACCCCGGTGGGTGACCGGCTGGAGGCCCAGGCCGTCAAGGCTGTTCTGGGCTCCGCCGTTCCGGTGACCTCCACGAAGTCGCTCACCGGTCACCTCCTCGGCGGCGCCGGCGCGCTGGGTGCCATTGTTGTGCTGGAGGCGCTCCGGACCGGGGACCTGCCGGGCACTTACAACCTGGGCAGCCTGGACCCGGACGTGGAGCTTAACATCATTACCGGGACTGTGCGCCGCGGGGTTCCGGACAGCAACGTTCAGGCGGGCATAGTCAACGCGTTCGGCTTCGGCGGGCACAGCGCTGCGCTGGTGCTTACCGGGGCCTAG
- a CDS encoding peptide chain release factor 3 has translation MSQDVLSPARVHEIHKQAARRRTFAVISHPDAGKSTLTEALALHAKVIGTAGASSGKANRKETVSDWMQMEKDRGISISSAALQFSYRDTVINLLDTPGHADFSEDTYRVLAAVDCAVMLVDAAKGLETQTMKLFEVCKQRNLPIITVINKWDRPGLDALALMDELTERTGLQPMPLTWAVGISGDFRGVWDLRNDRFAQFKRNNSGASIALTEYFTPEEAAESQGSNWSDAVDEAGLVIESNLEFDVESFHAGKATPILFSSAALNFGVKELLDALVDFAPPAAPRPDVDGSPRAVESPFSGFVFKVQAGMNKAHRDHVAFIRVCSGVFERGMVVTQTRTGKSFATKYAQQVFGREREVIDEAYPGDVVGLVNASSLRVGDSLFLEDPVEFPAIPLFAPEHFQVARSKDPSRFKQFRRGIEQLEHEGVIQVLRSDVRGDQAPVLAAVGPMQFEVVEDRMAHDFSAPMRLERLPYSIARISTADAMPALANVPGAEVLLRSDGEYLALFNDVWALRRIEKNHPGLTLVPIGTHNPAK, from the coding sequence GCTGGCCCTGCATGCCAAGGTGATCGGCACCGCAGGTGCTTCCAGCGGCAAGGCCAACCGCAAGGAAACAGTCTCGGACTGGATGCAGATGGAAAAGGACCGCGGCATCTCCATCAGCTCCGCCGCGCTCCAGTTCTCCTACCGCGACACTGTGATCAACCTGCTGGACACCCCGGGCCACGCCGACTTCTCCGAGGACACCTACCGCGTCCTGGCCGCGGTGGACTGTGCAGTGATGCTGGTGGACGCCGCCAAGGGCCTGGAAACGCAGACCATGAAGCTGTTTGAAGTCTGCAAGCAGCGCAACCTGCCCATCATCACCGTGATCAACAAATGGGACCGCCCCGGCCTGGACGCATTGGCACTTATGGACGAGCTCACTGAGCGGACCGGCCTCCAGCCCATGCCGCTGACCTGGGCCGTAGGCATCTCGGGCGATTTCCGCGGTGTCTGGGACCTGCGCAACGACCGCTTCGCCCAGTTCAAACGCAACAACTCGGGGGCCAGCATTGCGCTGACCGAATACTTTACGCCGGAAGAGGCCGCGGAGAGCCAGGGCAGCAACTGGTCCGACGCCGTGGACGAAGCCGGGCTGGTTATCGAGTCCAACCTGGAGTTCGACGTCGAGAGCTTCCACGCGGGCAAGGCCACCCCTATCCTCTTCAGCTCCGCGGCCCTGAATTTCGGCGTCAAGGAACTCCTCGACGCCCTGGTGGACTTCGCGCCGCCTGCGGCACCGCGGCCGGACGTTGATGGCAGCCCGCGTGCAGTTGAGTCGCCGTTCTCCGGCTTTGTTTTCAAGGTCCAGGCAGGCATGAACAAGGCCCACCGGGACCATGTCGCCTTCATCCGCGTCTGCTCCGGGGTCTTTGAGCGCGGCATGGTGGTTACCCAGACCCGCACCGGCAAGTCCTTCGCCACGAAGTACGCGCAGCAGGTGTTCGGCCGTGAACGCGAGGTCATTGACGAGGCCTACCCTGGCGACGTGGTGGGCCTGGTCAACGCTTCCTCCCTGCGCGTGGGTGACAGCCTCTTCCTGGAGGATCCGGTGGAGTTCCCGGCCATCCCGCTGTTCGCACCCGAGCACTTCCAGGTGGCCAGGTCCAAGGACCCCAGCCGCTTCAAACAGTTCCGCCGCGGCATCGAGCAGCTCGAGCACGAGGGCGTGATCCAGGTGCTCCGCTCCGACGTCCGCGGGGACCAGGCGCCCGTGCTGGCCGCCGTCGGCCCCATGCAGTTCGAAGTGGTGGAGGACCGGATGGCGCACGACTTCAGCGCCCCCATGCGGCTGGAACGCCTTCCCTATTCCATTGCCAGGATTTCGACGGCGGACGCCATGCCCGCGCTGGCCAACGTACCCGGCGCCGAGGTGCTGCTGCGGTCCGACGGCGAATACCTCGCCTTGTTCAACGACGTCTGGGCACTGCGCCGCATTGAGAAGAACCACCCTGGCCTGACCTTGGTGCCCATCGGGACACACAACCCCGCAAAGTAG
- a CDS encoding GntR family transcriptional regulator yields the protein MAATKGLFTLEGRPTAQLIADQLREQIVQGIFRPGEQINESVLASQLSTSRGPVREALQRLSQEGILVSHRNRGVFVLELSDDDVREIYAVRLAVESTAADALLDAGQEQVKDTCQALKAIISDMAKQVAVSDWQAIARLDMQFHTSFVAGAGNTRLIRIYETLASESRMCILNLAVAYPRVDVLVQEHQNLLDLLEAGNRKELHKAIKQHMHKAVEDLTAPPTEENESTA from the coding sequence ATGGCGGCAACCAAAGGACTATTTACACTGGAGGGAAGACCCACGGCGCAGCTGATCGCCGATCAGCTGCGGGAACAAATCGTCCAGGGGATCTTCCGTCCGGGAGAGCAGATCAATGAGTCTGTCCTGGCAAGCCAGCTAAGCACATCCAGGGGCCCGGTCCGTGAGGCGTTGCAGCGGCTGTCCCAGGAGGGAATCCTGGTCAGCCATCGCAACCGCGGAGTATTCGTCCTGGAGCTTTCAGACGACGACGTCAGGGAGATATATGCGGTCCGCCTGGCTGTGGAATCAACCGCAGCAGACGCGCTGCTGGATGCTGGCCAGGAGCAGGTCAAGGACACCTGCCAGGCCTTGAAGGCCATCATCAGTGACATGGCGAAGCAGGTTGCCGTGTCGGACTGGCAGGCGATTGCGCGGCTCGATATGCAATTCCACACCTCCTTCGTGGCCGGGGCGGGCAACACACGCCTGATCCGGATCTACGAGACCCTCGCCTCTGAATCGAGGATGTGCATTCTCAACCTGGCCGTCGCCTACCCCCGCGTCGACGTCTTGGTGCAGGAACATCAGAACCTCCTCGATCTGCTCGAGGCAGGCAACAGAAAAGAACTCCACAAAGCCATCAAACAGCACATGCACAAGGCCGTTGAGGATCTCACCGCGCCGCCCACGGAAGAGAACGAAAGCACCGCCTAG